From Synechococcus sp. A10-1-5-1, a single genomic window includes:
- a CDS encoding 2Fe-2S iron-sulfur cluster-binding protein, which yields MPVIRFVREGRDVECYPGENLREVALREGLELYGLKGQLGNCGGCGQCITCFVDVVEESSPGSLSGRTAVEDQKLRRRPQSWRLACQTLVQQSVLVLTRPQVRFGDADARIATAKASPLPAGPTAWPEPEPQEEDVTESAAETETTTRDEEA from the coding sequence ATGCCCGTCATTCGATTTGTACGTGAAGGGCGGGACGTGGAGTGCTATCCGGGCGAGAACCTCCGCGAGGTGGCTCTCCGTGAAGGCCTAGAGCTCTATGGCCTCAAAGGTCAGCTGGGGAACTGCGGTGGCTGTGGCCAGTGCATCACCTGCTTCGTCGACGTCGTGGAGGAGAGCAGTCCCGGAAGCCTGAGCGGCCGGACCGCCGTTGAAGATCAGAAGCTGCGCCGGAGGCCCCAGAGCTGGCGATTGGCCTGCCAAACCCTGGTGCAGCAATCAGTGCTGGTGCTAACTCGCCCACAAGTGCGTTTTGGCGATGCCGACGCTCGGATTGCGACCGCCAAAGCCAGCCCTCTACCTGCCGGGCCCACCGCCTGGCCCGAACCTGAACCGCAAGAGGAGGACGTCACGGAGTCCGCTGCCGAGACCGAAACCACAACGAGGGATGAAGAGGCCTGA
- a CDS encoding phycobilisome rod-core linker polypeptide, translating into MALPLLEAPFTTQNSRVPLKASMQGGSAPFAQDERKALIEKSYKQIFFHALKVDREPYLESQYLNGSITTKDFIRGLLLSDRFLSDYYQCNSNYRMIDQVIGRVLGRQVYSNEERLRWSIVIAEQGFPAFVDQLLDSDEYISNFGFDRVPSQRSRLLPGRATGELPIYQQFPRYGSDWRDAMAERAPVSAEAWASSGQVSEAWVNGQPPAWALKAWLAVAVVGGVEITRVLLTVALAALRHS; encoded by the coding sequence ATGGCTCTGCCTCTCCTGGAAGCTCCTTTTACAACGCAGAACTCCCGGGTCCCCCTGAAGGCTTCCATGCAGGGTGGCAGTGCTCCTTTCGCTCAAGACGAGCGTAAAGCTCTCATTGAAAAGTCGTACAAGCAAATCTTCTTTCATGCCCTGAAGGTTGATCGAGAGCCTTATTTAGAGTCGCAATACCTCAATGGTTCGATTACGACGAAGGACTTTATTCGTGGCTTGCTTCTTTCGGATCGGTTCCTGAGCGACTACTACCAGTGCAACTCCAATTACCGCATGATCGACCAGGTCATCGGTCGTGTCCTAGGCAGGCAGGTTTACTCCAATGAGGAGCGGTTGCGCTGGTCGATTGTGATTGCTGAGCAGGGCTTCCCGGCTTTTGTGGATCAGCTGCTAGATAGCGACGAATACATCTCTAACTTCGGTTTTGATCGGGTTCCGTCCCAGCGCTCCAGGCTGTTGCCGGGTCGAGCCACCGGTGAGCTGCCGATCTATCAGCAATTCCCCCGCTATGGCTCGGATTGGCGCGATGCCATGGCCGAACGTGCTCCGGTTTCTGCTGAAGCTTGGGCGTCGTCCGGTCAGGTTTCAGAGGCTTGGGTCAATGGTCAGCCTCCGGCTTGGGCCCTGAAGGCGTGGCTCGCTGTGGCCGTGGTCGGTGGCGTCGAGATCACCCGTGTGTTGCTGACTGTCGCTTTGGCGGCTCTGCGCCACTCCTAA
- a CDS encoding 30S ribosomal protein S1, with the protein MTVTPSDLNTSETDVAVEAVDQDVAVEAVDQDVVDAAAELDLDIPEEVPSADDPSSRAVARDLDGVGFTLDEFASLLSKYDYNFKPGDVVKGTVFAIEPKGSMIDIGAKTAAFMPMQEVSINRVEHISDVLEPGEEREFFILSEENEDGQLTLSIRRIEYQRAWERVRQLQKEDATIYSEVFATNRGGALVRVEGLRGFIPGSHISTRKPKEELVAEFLPLKFLEVDEERNRLVLSHRRALVERKMNRLEVGEVVIGTVRGIKPYGAFIDIGGVSGLLHISEISHEHIETPHTVLNVNDQMKVMIIDLDAERGRISLSTKALEPEPGDMLTDPQKVFEKAEEMAARYKQMLLEQAEDGEMAYE; encoded by the coding sequence ATGACCGTGACCCCTTCCGATCTCAACACCAGCGAGACTGACGTGGCCGTAGAGGCCGTTGATCAGGACGTGGCCGTCGAGGCTGTCGATCAAGACGTGGTTGACGCTGCTGCTGAGCTCGACCTGGATATTCCGGAAGAGGTGCCCAGCGCCGACGACCCCAGCAGCCGTGCTGTGGCTCGCGACCTCGATGGCGTTGGCTTCACCCTGGACGAGTTCGCGTCGCTGCTGAGCAAGTACGACTACAACTTCAAGCCTGGCGACGTGGTGAAGGGCACCGTGTTCGCCATTGAGCCCAAGGGCTCAATGATCGACATCGGCGCGAAGACAGCCGCCTTCATGCCCATGCAGGAGGTGTCGATCAACCGGGTCGAGCACATCAGCGATGTGCTCGAGCCTGGCGAAGAGCGTGAGTTCTTCATCCTGAGCGAAGAGAACGAGGACGGTCAGCTCACCCTCTCGATTCGCCGCATTGAGTACCAGCGTGCCTGGGAGCGGGTTCGTCAGCTTCAGAAGGAAGACGCCACCATCTACAGCGAGGTGTTTGCCACCAACCGTGGTGGTGCGCTGGTGCGGGTTGAAGGTCTGCGTGGCTTCATCCCTGGTAGCCACATCAGCACCCGCAAGCCCAAGGAGGAGCTGGTTGCTGAGTTCTTGCCTCTGAAGTTCCTGGAGGTGGATGAAGAGCGCAACCGCCTCGTCCTCAGCCATCGTCGTGCTCTGGTTGAGCGCAAGATGAATCGCCTCGAGGTGGGCGAAGTGGTCATCGGTACCGTCCGTGGCATCAAGCCCTACGGCGCCTTCATCGACATCGGTGGTGTCAGCGGCCTGCTGCACATCTCCGAGATCAGCCACGAGCACATTGAGACCCCCCACACGGTGCTCAATGTCAACGATCAGATGAAGGTGATGATCATCGACCTCGACGCAGAGCGTGGTCGCATCTCCCTCTCCACCAAAGCCCTTGAGCCCGAGCCCGGTGACATGCTCACCGATCCTCAGAAGGTGTTCGAGAAGGCTGAGGAAATGGCGGCCCGCTACAAGCAGATGCTGCTTGAGCAGGCTGAAGACGGCGAAATGGCTTACGAGTGA
- the metK gene encoding methionine adenosyltransferase: MSRYVFTSESVTEGHPDKICDQVSDAVLDALLAQDPASRVACETVVNTGLCLITGEVTTTAKVDYISLVRGVIQKIGYSGARAGGFDANSCAVLVALDQQSPDIAQGVNEADDHAGDPLDLVGAGDQGIMFGFACNETPELMPLPISLAHRLSRRLAEVRHDGTLPYLLPDGKTQVSVVYENDQPVAIDTILISTQHISEIDGVSEEKAIRERISADLWAHVVEPATADLTLKPSKDGTRFLVNPTGKFVVGGPQGDAGLTGRKIIVDTYGGYARHGGGAFSGKDPTKVDRSAAYAARYVAKALVAAGLARKAEVQLSYAIGVAKPVSILVESFGTGVVSNDDLTALVQEHFDLRPGAIIDTFGLRSLPQQRGGGFYQDVAAYGHFGRSDLNLPWENVDDVAATLKQATAARAAA; this comes from the coding sequence ATGAGCCGATACGTCTTCACCTCCGAGTCGGTGACCGAGGGGCATCCCGACAAGATCTGCGATCAGGTGAGTGATGCGGTTCTCGACGCCCTCCTCGCTCAGGACCCCGCCTCCCGTGTGGCCTGCGAAACCGTGGTCAACACCGGTCTCTGCTTGATCACCGGTGAAGTCACGACCACCGCCAAGGTCGACTACATCAGCCTGGTGCGGGGTGTGATTCAGAAGATCGGCTACTCCGGTGCCCGTGCTGGTGGTTTTGACGCCAACAGCTGTGCGGTCTTGGTGGCCCTAGATCAGCAGTCCCCCGACATTGCCCAGGGCGTTAACGAAGCGGACGACCACGCCGGTGATCCCTTGGATCTGGTGGGTGCTGGTGACCAGGGCATCATGTTCGGCTTCGCCTGCAACGAGACTCCCGAGCTGATGCCGCTCCCCATCAGCCTGGCCCACCGTCTTTCACGGCGTTTGGCTGAGGTGCGCCATGACGGCACCCTCCCCTATCTGCTGCCTGATGGCAAAACCCAGGTCAGCGTCGTTTACGAAAACGACCAGCCTGTGGCTATCGACACGATCTTGATCTCCACCCAGCACATCTCCGAGATCGACGGGGTGAGCGAAGAGAAGGCCATTCGTGAGCGCATCTCTGCTGACCTCTGGGCCCATGTCGTCGAGCCCGCCACTGCGGACCTGACCCTCAAGCCCTCCAAGGACGGCACCCGTTTCCTGGTGAATCCCACCGGCAAATTTGTGGTCGGCGGCCCCCAAGGCGACGCCGGTCTGACTGGCCGCAAGATCATCGTGGACACCTATGGCGGCTATGCCCGCCATGGCGGTGGTGCCTTCTCTGGCAAAGATCCCACCAAGGTGGATCGCTCCGCTGCCTATGCCGCCCGCTACGTCGCCAAGGCCCTGGTGGCCGCTGGTCTCGCCCGCAAGGCTGAGGTTCAGCTGAGCTATGCCATCGGTGTTGCCAAGCCCGTCAGCATCCTGGTGGAGAGCTTTGGCACGGGTGTGGTCAGCAATGACGACCTCACCGCCTTGGTGCAGGAGCACTTCGATCTGCGCCCGGGCGCGATCATCGACACCTTCGGTCTGCGCAGCCTGCCTCAGCAGCGCGGTGGTGGCTTCTATCAAGACGTTGCCGCCTATGGCCACTTCGGTCGCAGTGATCTGAACCTCCCCTGGGAGAACGTCGATGACGTTGCTGCCACCTTGAAGCAAGCCACGGCCGCCCGCGCAGCCGCTTGA
- a CDS encoding HAD family hydrolase, whose translation MAELLLRGTELGAIDAVLFDKDGTLSISEPQLLTLAEARVFLCLEQVSVERRDPLKDLLQRAYGLKSDAICPAGITAVASRDHNLIATATAFVQVGVGWPEALALSEQVFAEADAVDARRTVDAPLPTSSTTEGLFLWLEQLQVVGVRCAVISNDDMAGIEHFLGAHGLRGYFSGLWSAEHRPRKPDPAAVHGLCAEMGVDVSRCALIGDANSDLRMAVAAGIPHPLALGYTAAWRTPPPLAEPHPLVHAWSELSVRPSLP comes from the coding sequence ATGGCTGAGCTCCTGTTGCGTGGCACGGAGCTTGGAGCCATTGATGCGGTGCTGTTCGACAAGGACGGCACCCTCAGCATCAGTGAGCCCCAGCTACTCACCCTGGCGGAAGCCAGGGTTTTTCTCTGCTTGGAGCAGGTCAGCGTGGAGCGGCGTGACCCGCTGAAGGATTTGCTGCAGCGGGCCTATGGCCTGAAGTCCGACGCCATCTGTCCGGCTGGCATTACCGCGGTGGCGAGCCGAGATCACAACCTGATCGCCACGGCGACGGCTTTTGTTCAAGTCGGTGTTGGTTGGCCAGAGGCGCTGGCTCTCAGCGAGCAGGTTTTCGCAGAGGCCGATGCGGTTGATGCTCGCCGCACTGTGGACGCCCCGCTCCCCACAAGTTCCACCACTGAGGGGCTCTTCCTTTGGCTTGAGCAGTTGCAGGTGGTCGGGGTTCGTTGCGCCGTGATCAGCAATGACGACATGGCCGGCATCGAGCACTTTCTTGGGGCCCACGGCTTGCGCGGTTACTTTTCCGGGCTCTGGAGCGCTGAGCATCGTCCCCGCAAACCGGATCCCGCTGCGGTTCACGGGCTTTGCGCGGAGATGGGCGTTGATGTCAGCCGCTGCGCCCTGATCGGTGATGCCAATAGTGATCTGCGCATGGCGGTCGCCGCAGGAATCCCCCATCCCTTAGCCCTGGGCTATACGGCGGCCTGGAGAACCCCACCCCCTTTGGCCGAACCCCATCCCTTGGTGCATGCCTGGAGCGAGTTAAGTGTCCGCCCGTCCCTCCCTTAG
- a CDS encoding phycobilisome linker polypeptide, with the protein MPFGPASLLGVERFSQESEAPLELIPGDDDAKKEQIITAVYKQVLGNAYVMESERQLVPESQFKLGEISVREFVRSIAKSELYKARFFDACPRYRYIELAFRHLLGRAPVDFQEMRNHAERLDAKGYEADIDSFLDSDDYQNTFGEWTVPYQRGWKTESCGTMQEFTWSFQLLRGNSSSSLKGDLAGISSKLGGAAYQNRPMAVVPPSSVESQGFSFRPAKNLADAATRLGVGASDQGKTFRVEVTAYSANNVRRVSRYTRGNRVYYVPFDKLSEQFKRIHREGGKIASITPVS; encoded by the coding sequence ATGCCCTTCGGTCCTGCCTCTCTCCTTGGGGTTGAGCGCTTCTCTCAAGAGAGCGAAGCCCCCCTCGAGCTCATTCCTGGCGATGACGACGCCAAGAAAGAGCAGATCATCACGGCTGTTTATAAGCAGGTCCTGGGCAACGCCTACGTGATGGAGAGCGAGCGTCAGCTCGTCCCCGAATCCCAGTTCAAGCTGGGTGAAATCAGCGTGCGCGAATTCGTGCGCAGCATCGCCAAGAGCGAGCTCTACAAGGCGCGCTTCTTCGACGCTTGCCCCCGCTATCGCTACATCGAGTTGGCGTTCCGCCACCTGCTGGGCCGGGCTCCCGTTGATTTCCAGGAAATGAGGAATCACGCCGAGCGCCTGGACGCCAAGGGCTACGAAGCCGATATCGATAGCTTCCTGGACTCCGACGACTACCAGAACACGTTCGGCGAGTGGACCGTTCCCTATCAGCGCGGTTGGAAGACCGAAAGCTGCGGGACGATGCAGGAATTCACCTGGAGCTTCCAGCTGCTTCGCGGCAACAGCAGCAGCAGCCTGAAGGGTGACCTGGCTGGCATTTCCAGCAAGTTGGGCGGTGCCGCTTATCAGAACCGCCCGATGGCGGTTGTTCCTCCTTCTTCTGTGGAGTCCCAGGGCTTCAGCTTCCGTCCTGCGAAGAACCTGGCGGATGCAGCAACCCGTCTTGGCGTCGGTGCTTCCGACCAAGGCAAAACCTTCCGCGTCGAGGTCACGGCCTACAGCGCGAACAACGTTCGTCGCGTGTCCCGTTACACCCGCGGCAACCGTGTCTACTACGTGCCCTTCGACAAGCTCTCCGAGCAGTTCAAGCGCATTCACCGCGAGGGCGGAAAGATCGCAAGCATCACCCCCGTCAGCTGA
- the psbM gene encoding photosystem II reaction center protein PsbM, translated as METNDLGFVASLMFVLVPTVFLIVLYIQTSSRQS; from the coding sequence ATGGAAACCAACGACCTCGGCTTCGTTGCCAGCCTGATGTTCGTGCTGGTTCCGACGGTGTTCCTGATTGTCCTTTACATCCAGACCAGCAGCCGCCAGAGCTGA
- a CDS encoding FGGY-family carbohydrate kinase, whose protein sequence is MISSSLEPLGLGIDLGTSGLRLALVDPSGTLLAESSGDYPSSFEDPLGWRQGVIALCAELPEVLRDRVSAVAVDGTSGTVLACAANGEPFGSALPYFLACQEQGSASAELAGSASVPAGSASGSLARVLRLRAERRDDGVLFRHQADWLSGWLIGDWRFGEEGNNLRLGWDLRQRRWQGAIGDQPWSRALPEVIASGTALGPLSQTARTALGLPAHCQVVAGSTDANAAVLAADPQPGDGVTVLGTTLVLKQFAEEPLTGPGISCHRVAGRWLVGGASNAGAGVLRQFFSDSLLVELSRQIDPRSSSGLNLRPLPRTGERFPVDDPSLEPILEPRPISDALYLQGLLEGLARIEAQGWSALQRLGADPIQRVISLGGGARNPQWRLIRQGILGIPVLNRPSCTAASGMARLALSAACPP, encoded by the coding sequence TTGATCTCCAGCAGCCTTGAGCCGCTGGGCCTGGGAATTGACCTGGGTACCAGCGGTTTGCGGCTGGCCCTGGTTGATCCCTCGGGCACCCTTCTGGCCGAGAGTTCGGGCGATTACCCCAGCAGTTTTGAGGATCCACTGGGCTGGCGTCAGGGGGTGATCGCTCTCTGCGCTGAGCTGCCTGAAGTTCTACGCGACCGGGTGAGCGCTGTTGCTGTCGATGGCACCTCAGGTACGGTCCTGGCCTGCGCAGCCAATGGTGAACCCTTTGGCAGTGCGCTTCCGTATTTCCTGGCCTGTCAGGAGCAGGGCTCTGCGTCGGCCGAGCTCGCGGGCAGTGCTTCGGTGCCCGCGGGCAGTGCCAGTGGCAGCTTGGCCAGGGTGCTTCGGTTGCGGGCTGAACGCAGGGACGACGGGGTCTTGTTTCGGCATCAGGCCGACTGGCTCAGTGGTTGGCTGATCGGGGATTGGCGCTTCGGAGAGGAGGGCAACAACCTGCGCCTCGGATGGGATCTTCGCCAGAGGCGCTGGCAGGGCGCCATCGGGGATCAACCCTGGAGTCGGGCCCTGCCGGAGGTGATTGCGTCGGGTACTGCTCTTGGGCCCTTGTCGCAGACCGCCAGGACCGCCCTGGGATTACCGGCTCACTGCCAGGTGGTGGCCGGTAGCACCGATGCCAATGCGGCTGTCTTGGCTGCTGATCCCCAGCCTGGTGACGGGGTCACGGTGCTGGGAACCACCCTGGTCCTGAAGCAATTTGCTGAGGAACCGTTGACTGGCCCTGGCATCAGCTGCCATCGCGTCGCGGGCCGCTGGCTCGTAGGGGGCGCGTCCAACGCCGGGGCCGGCGTCCTCCGCCAGTTCTTCTCCGATTCCCTACTTGTTGAATTGAGTCGTCAGATTGATCCGCGCAGTAGCAGTGGTCTGAATCTGCGGCCTTTGCCCCGGACGGGAGAGCGCTTCCCGGTGGACGATCCCTCCCTTGAGCCGATTCTTGAGCCCCGGCCCATCAGCGATGCCCTCTACCTGCAGGGCTTGCTGGAGGGCTTGGCGCGGATCGAGGCCCAGGGCTGGTCTGCACTGCAGCGTCTGGGAGCTGATCCGATCCAGCGTGTGATCAGCTTGGGCGGTGGTGCCCGCAATCCTCAGTGGCGCCTGATCCGTCAGGGCATCCTGGGGATTCCAGTGCTGAACCGCCCAAGCTGCACAGCAGCCTCAGGGATGGCCAGACTGGCGCTTTCTGCCGCTTGCCCTCCGTGA
- a CDS encoding DUF2470 domain-containing protein — protein sequence MSADPLTPAVSDRICKHMNDDHAEAVLAYARHYGGVEAPVSARMLAVRPEVMELEVDGASVEVCFDHTLTDSEDAHRTLVAMLRAMPKA from the coding sequence ATGTCCGCCGACCCTCTCACTCCCGCTGTGAGTGACCGGATTTGCAAGCACATGAATGACGATCACGCCGAGGCGGTGCTGGCCTACGCCCGTCATTACGGCGGTGTTGAGGCCCCTGTCTCGGCCAGGATGCTGGCTGTTCGTCCAGAAGTGATGGAGCTTGAGGTGGATGGGGCCAGTGTTGAGGTGTGCTTTGACCACACCCTGACCGACAGTGAAGACGCCCATCGCACCCTTGTTGCCATGTTGCGGGCCATGCCCAAGGCCTGA
- the psbB gene encoding photosystem II chlorophyll-binding protein CP47, with translation MGLPWYRVHTVVINDPGRLLAVHLMHTALVAGWAGSMALYELAIFDPSDPVLNPMWRQGMFVMPFMARLGVTDSWGGWSITGATGVDPGFWSFEGVAAAHIVFSGLLMLAAIWHWTYWDLEIWLDPRTGEPALDLPKIFGIHLLLAGLGCFGFGAFHLTGVFGPGMWVSDAYGVTGHLEAVQPSWGPEGFNPFNPGGIVAHHIAAGIVGIIAGVFHITTRPPERLYKALRMGNIETVLSSAIAAVFFAAFIVAGTMWYGAAATPIELFGPTRYQWDQGYFKTEINRRVQTALDNGATKEQAYAQIPEKLAFYDYVGNSPAKGGLFRVGPMVNGDGLPTGWLGHVAFTDNQGRDLEVRRLPNFFENFPVVLEDSQGIVRADIPFRRAEAKYSFEQTGVTATIYGGSLNGQSFTDPADVKRLARKAQLGEAFEFDRETYHSDGTFRSSPRGWFTFGHACFALLFFFGHIWHGARTLYRDVFAGVDPDLGEQVEFGLFQKLGDRTTRRLPEGYVPPAGSTLS, from the coding sequence ATGGGATTGCCCTGGTATCGGGTGCACACGGTCGTGATTAACGACCCGGGCCGTTTGCTCGCCGTGCACCTCATGCACACTGCCTTGGTTGCTGGCTGGGCCGGCTCCATGGCTCTTTATGAGCTGGCCATTTTCGATCCTTCCGACCCGGTGCTCAACCCCATGTGGCGCCAGGGCATGTTCGTCATGCCGTTCATGGCTCGCCTGGGCGTGACGGACAGCTGGGGCGGCTGGAGCATCACTGGTGCCACCGGTGTTGATCCCGGCTTCTGGAGCTTCGAAGGTGTCGCAGCTGCTCACATCGTTTTCAGCGGCCTGCTGATGCTGGCCGCCATCTGGCACTGGACCTACTGGGATCTGGAGATCTGGCTGGACCCTCGCACTGGCGAGCCTGCGCTGGATCTCCCCAAGATCTTTGGGATCCACCTGCTGCTCGCTGGCCTTGGCTGCTTCGGCTTTGGTGCGTTCCACCTGACTGGTGTCTTTGGCCCAGGGATGTGGGTCTCAGACGCCTATGGCGTGACTGGACACCTCGAGGCCGTTCAACCGTCTTGGGGACCTGAGGGCTTCAACCCCTTCAACCCCGGTGGGATCGTTGCCCACCACATCGCCGCTGGCATCGTCGGCATCATTGCCGGCGTCTTCCACATCACGACTCGCCCCCCCGAGCGCCTCTACAAGGCCCTTCGGATGGGCAACATCGAAACCGTGCTTTCGAGTGCCATCGCTGCAGTGTTCTTCGCCGCCTTCATCGTGGCTGGAACCATGTGGTATGGCGCTGCTGCCACCCCGATCGAGCTGTTCGGTCCGACTCGCTATCAGTGGGACCAGGGCTACTTCAAAACTGAGATCAACCGCCGCGTTCAGACCGCTCTGGACAACGGTGCAACGAAGGAACAGGCCTACGCCCAGATTCCTGAAAAACTCGCCTTCTATGACTACGTCGGGAACAGCCCTGCCAAAGGCGGTCTGTTCCGCGTTGGCCCGATGGTGAATGGTGACGGTCTGCCCACGGGCTGGCTTGGTCACGTGGCCTTTACCGATAACCAAGGCCGCGATCTCGAGGTGCGCCGTCTGCCCAACTTCTTCGAGAACTTCCCTGTCGTTCTGGAAGACAGCCAAGGCATCGTCCGCGCTGACATTCCCTTCCGCCGCGCTGAAGCGAAGTATTCCTTCGAGCAGACCGGAGTAACGGCCACCATCTATGGCGGTTCCCTCAACGGTCAGTCCTTCACTGATCCGGCAGACGTGAAGCGTCTGGCACGCAAGGCACAGCTTGGCGAGGCCTTCGAGTTCGATCGTGAGACCTACCACTCTGACGGCACCTTCCGCAGCTCACCTCGCGGTTGGTTCACGTTTGGCCATGCCTGCTTCGCTCTGCTGTTCTTCTTCGGTCACATCTGGCACGGTGCTCGCACCCTCTACCGCGATGTCTTTGCCGGCGTTGATCCTGATCTCGGTGAGCAGGTTGAGTTCGGTCTGTTCCAGAAACTGGGCGACCGCACCACCCGTCGTCTGCCGGAGGGTTATGTACCCCCCGCAGGCAGCACCCTTAGCTGA
- a CDS encoding photosystem II reaction center protein T: MESFAYILILALAISTLFFAIAFRDPPKIGK; encoded by the coding sequence ATGGAAAGCTTTGCTTACATTCTGATCCTGGCGTTGGCCATTTCCACTCTGTTCTTCGCGATCGCCTTCCGCGATCCCCCGAAGATCGGCAAGTGA
- a CDS encoding chromophore lyase CpcT/CpeT — protein sequence MDLVNPRECYPDFIDLSQVADLAGELTQMLSGSFSNQAQAFENPPLYGNILVRIRPIPHLQAHSLLLEQAYAIAPNEPYRVRVLRPGYLEDGTLSILNFAIESPERFYGAVEQPARLAELVETDLRLLSGCTYWVDKTSEGFIGKVEPGCHCKVFRKGRDSYLLSEFELTPQTMQTIDRGYDPDTHEHLWGSIAGPFRFEKLCDWSQEIPPSWN from the coding sequence TTGGATTTGGTTAATCCAAGAGAGTGTTATCCTGATTTTATTGATTTAAGTCAAGTGGCAGATCTTGCTGGTGAGCTAACGCAAATGCTGTCGGGCAGCTTTAGCAATCAAGCGCAGGCATTTGAAAACCCACCGCTGTATGGAAATATTCTCGTTCGTATTCGCCCAATTCCTCATCTTCAGGCCCATAGCCTCTTGCTAGAGCAGGCTTATGCGATTGCACCGAATGAACCTTATAGGGTCAGAGTGCTGCGGCCGGGGTATCTCGAAGATGGGACCCTTTCCATTTTGAATTTCGCGATCGAGTCTCCTGAGCGTTTTTACGGTGCTGTTGAGCAGCCAGCAAGGCTCGCCGAGCTTGTCGAGACTGATTTAAGGCTGCTTTCCGGTTGCACCTATTGGGTGGATAAGACCAGTGAAGGATTCATTGGAAAGGTTGAACCTGGCTGTCATTGCAAGGTATTTCGCAAAGGCCGTGATTCCTATCTGTTAAGCGAGTTTGAGTTGACCCCTCAAACGATGCAAACCATTGACCGTGGCTACGATCCTGACACCCATGAGCACCTTTGGGGATCAATTGCCGGCCCATTCCGTTTTGAAAAGCTTTGCGACTGGAGTCAAGAAATACCCCCCAGTTGGAATTAA
- a CDS encoding pentapeptide repeat-containing protein: MLDLLQWQPPEDLLPTVGSAAPLDARGADWSGRDLAGIDLQGAALCRVDLRGADLSACVVDGADLRLARFDAFTRFPEGFDYRTSGAVGPGAKLNGAFLNSADLRGLDLRGCNLMGAYLSGADLSGSLLDGVRLVGADLRHAVLRGASCVGASFSGCQLDFADFRAADLTSARLEGAETLSGADFSGCLGLESERAALLSRPYKELDTWNPLTRETTRTSLGG; encoded by the coding sequence GTGCTTGACCTTCTGCAGTGGCAGCCCCCTGAAGACCTGCTGCCAACGGTCGGTTCTGCGGCTCCTCTTGATGCCAGAGGTGCCGATTGGAGTGGACGGGACCTTGCTGGGATTGATCTTCAGGGTGCTGCGCTCTGCAGGGTTGATTTGCGAGGGGCCGATCTGAGCGCCTGTGTGGTGGATGGGGCTGATCTACGCCTGGCGCGTTTCGACGCATTCACGCGCTTCCCTGAAGGCTTTGATTACCGCACCTCGGGAGCTGTCGGTCCTGGGGCCAAGCTGAATGGCGCTTTTCTGAACAGCGCGGATCTGCGCGGGTTGGACCTGCGTGGATGCAATTTGATGGGGGCTTATCTCAGCGGAGCAGACCTCAGTGGTTCGCTGCTGGATGGCGTTCGCTTGGTTGGTGCTGACCTGCGTCACGCTGTTTTACGGGGAGCGTCCTGTGTGGGCGCCAGCTTCTCGGGCTGTCAGTTGGACTTTGCAGATTTCAGGGCTGCCGATCTGACCTCCGCTCGCCTCGAGGGAGCAGAAACGCTTTCCGGTGCTGATTTTTCGGGCTGCTTGGGACTCGAGTCTGAGCGGGCGGCACTGCTGTCCAGGCCTTACAAGGAGTTGGACACCTGGAACCCGCTTACCCGTGAGACGACGCGCACCAGCCTCGGGGGCTAG
- the nrdR gene encoding transcriptional regulator NrdR produces the protein MQCPSCQHTDSRVLESRSADTGRSVRRRRECLNCEFRFTTYERVETVPITVLKRSGNREAFNRGKLLHGLLRACDKTGLEPSRLELVVDELELELQSRSGREVSSRDIGELALQHLAGMSDVAYIRFASVYRQFQSVADFVATLDGLNRKPKGKSLAAVG, from the coding sequence ATGCAGTGCCCCTCCTGTCAGCACACCGATAGCCGCGTTCTTGAATCGCGTTCCGCGGACACCGGTCGCAGTGTGCGTCGTCGTCGGGAGTGCCTCAATTGCGAGTTTCGCTTCACCACCTATGAGCGGGTGGAGACAGTTCCGATCACTGTGCTGAAACGCAGCGGCAACCGCGAGGCTTTCAATCGCGGCAAGTTGCTGCATGGTCTGCTTCGGGCCTGTGACAAAACGGGACTGGAACCCAGTCGATTAGAGCTGGTTGTCGACGAACTGGAGTTAGAGCTCCAGAGCCGCAGCGGCCGGGAAGTCTCCAGTCGGGACATCGGTGAATTGGCCCTGCAGCACCTGGCGGGGATGAGCGACGTTGCCTACATCCGTTTCGCTTCGGTCTATCGCCAGTTCCAGAGCGTCGCAGATTTTGTGGCCACGCTGGATGGTCTGAACCGCAAGCCCAAAGGCAAGTCATTGGCTGCGGTGGGCTAG